Within the Halobaculum limi genome, the region ACGCCGTTGGCCTCCGCGTACTCCCGGCACGCGCGGGCCGCCTCCTTTCGTAACGCGATAGACGGCAGCGTGTTCACGAGGAGGGCCAGCGCTGCGCCGCCTTCGCCGGCGGGGAACGACTCGTCGATGCGGTCGAACGCGGGGTCGTCAGCGGGTGTCTCGTCGGTTGCCGCAGTGACGGCCAAGCAGTGCGGGCAGACGGCGGCGGTCGCGTGTCCGTCTGGTGCGTGCGTCTCCAACTCGTCCGGGACCGCGAACACCACCACGTCGATGTCACAGTGGGAACAGTTCATACGACTCCGGTACTACTCATCCACCGTAAACGCA harbors:
- a CDS encoding DUF6276 family protein, giving the protein MNCSHCDIDVVVFAVPDELETHAPDGHATAAVCPHCLAVTAATDETPADDPAFDRIDESFPAGEGGAALALLVNTLPSIALRKEAARACREYAEANGVDVELTLDRLVDAVHDGEIVPEFDLERRAYQLDSLLAGGT